From one Flavobacterium kingsejongi genomic stretch:
- a CDS encoding helix-turn-helix domain-containing protein — protein MSTAKEKNHIGRKISRVRELRGMKQEALAIALGISQQSVSIIENSEMIDEDKLKEIAKVLGVTPDAIIHFSDEAAINNFNNFYDNSSSQGNSFNQGMYTTFNPLDKLVEVFEENKSLYERLLAAEKEKNSYLEKMLGK, from the coding sequence ATGAGTACAGCAAAAGAAAAAAATCACATTGGCCGCAAGATTAGCCGCGTTCGTGAACTAAGAGGTATGAAGCAGGAGGCACTGGCCATTGCATTAGGCATCAGCCAACAATCTGTTTCCATTATTGAAAACAGTGAAATGATTGACGAAGATAAACTTAAAGAGATTGCAAAAGTATTAGGGGTAACACCAGACGCTATCATCCATTTTTCGGATGAAGCCGCAATCAATAATTTCAACAACTTTTACGATAACAGTTCCAGTCAAGGAAATAGTTTTAATCAAGGTATGTATACCACGTTTAATCCTTTAGACAAACTCGTAGAAGTATTTGAAGAAAACAAAAGCCTTTACGAACGCCTCTTAGCCGCCGAAAAAGAAAAAAATAGCTACCTCGAAAAGATGTTGGGTAAATAA
- a CDS encoding IS3 family transposase: MQSSTSKQWKLLPMEKTNKYCKTATKSAIKKQIALIYFQTKQRYGSPRITLELRSIGYKISRVTVAKYMKELGLRSKLSKKFKVTTNSSHNYLVVENVLNREFTVKMPSKVWVSDITYIQTKEGFVYLTTIMDLYDRKIIGWSLSNAMSTEQTTLGAWKMAIKNRDLKNGLIFHSDRGVQYASKKFVNVLDSYKKITRSMSRKGNCWDNAVAESFFKSLKTELIYGNKLISKEQMKLEIFEYIEIWYNRKRRHSALNYATIEEFNNQINYKNVA, encoded by the coding sequence GTGCAGAGTTCTACAAGTAAGCAATGGAAGTTATTACCGATGGAAAAAACAAATAAATACTGCAAGACAGCAACTAAAAGCGCCATAAAAAAACAGATAGCATTGATTTATTTTCAAACCAAGCAACGATACGGGAGTCCTAGAATAACATTAGAACTTCGAAGCATTGGTTATAAAATTTCAAGAGTTACAGTTGCAAAGTATATGAAAGAACTTGGCTTGCGAAGTAAATTAAGCAAGAAGTTTAAAGTAACAACCAACTCTAGTCACAATTATTTAGTTGTCGAAAATGTATTAAACAGAGAGTTTACTGTAAAAATGCCATCAAAGGTTTGGGTTTCAGATATTACATACATCCAAACTAAAGAGGGATTTGTATACCTGACCACTATTATGGATTTATACGACAGAAAAATTATAGGCTGGAGTTTGAGCAACGCAATGAGCACTGAGCAAACGACACTTGGAGCTTGGAAAATGGCAATTAAAAACCGAGATCTTAAAAATGGTTTGATTTTTCATTCCGACAGAGGTGTCCAATATGCCAGTAAAAAGTTTGTAAATGTTCTTGATTCCTATAAAAAAATAACTCGCAGTATGAGCCGTAAAGGAAATTGCTGGGATAATGCTGTAGCCGAAAGTTTCTTCAAATCTTTGAAAACGGAATTGATTTATGGCAACAAACTCATTTCTAAAGAACAAATGAAACTGGAAATCTTTGAATACATTGAAATTTGGTACAACAGAAAAAGAAGGCATTCTGCTTTAAATTATGCAACTATTGAAGAATTCAACAATCAAATTAATTACAAAAATGTAGCTTAA
- a CDS encoding 2TM domain-containing protein: protein MEIKNTFENQRLERARRRVKKIAGFYRHLLIYILVNLFLVTLEYFRLETGESFFTFNTFSTAFFWGIGLFFHAFNVFGPNLFLGSDWEERKIRELMKKEEQQKWS, encoded by the coding sequence ATGGAAATTAAGAACACTTTTGAAAACCAACGGTTGGAACGGGCCCGAAGACGGGTAAAGAAGATTGCAGGCTTTTACAGGCATCTGTTGATTTATATCCTCGTCAATCTGTTTTTGGTGACACTGGAATATTTCAGACTGGAAACCGGCGAATCCTTTTTTACTTTTAATACATTTTCCACTGCTTTTTTCTGGGGGATCGGACTCTTTTTTCACGCTTTCAATGTATTTGGGCCAAATCTATTTTTGGGTAGCGACTGGGAAGAACGCAAGATTCGCGAACTGATGAAAAAGGAAGAACAGCAAAAGTGGAGTTAA
- a CDS encoding 2TM domain-containing protein: MSVYVREFIRAVICGVLVFLGMLLFSYALGSHVYWNGRLAEEFLRTVVYTTTIYYANFLIFILLDRIFAQNRFQAKRIIIGFLCSAVATIVILFTVHFIEEVLLKQKDAAEFLKNETPSAYAGSIVVFLIITLFVHAFYFYKKLQENKVKEQKIIATTASAQFESLKNQIDPHFLFNSLNVLTSLIEENPDMAQKFTTSLSKIYRYVLEQKDKELVEVKEELNFAKTYMNLLKMRFEESVFYELPEKLSNPEAKVVPLSLQLLLENTVKHNTATSSRPLHIRIFEQDNYLVVRNDYQKKEVLQDRKGVGLQNIVNRYGIITSRKVKIEQDAQYFTVYLPLLTKQLSIMEPDAIDLEDSYEKALKKVEDIKGFYGNLVSYIVIITGLFLLNLQTSPEYFWFLFPALGWGFGLLIHGLSVFGHSLRFLGKDWEEKKIRELMKKEEQQKWD; this comes from the coding sequence ATGAGTGTATATGTACGGGAATTTATAAGAGCAGTGATTTGTGGGGTATTGGTTTTCCTAGGGATGTTGCTTTTTAGCTATGCTTTGGGGAGTCACGTCTACTGGAACGGGAGACTGGCCGAGGAATTCCTACGGACAGTGGTTTACACAACGACTATTTATTACGCGAATTTCCTGATATTTATCCTGCTCGATAGGATCTTTGCCCAAAACCGGTTCCAGGCCAAACGGATTATTATTGGTTTTTTATGCTCGGCTGTGGCTACGATAGTGATCCTGTTTACGGTGCATTTTATTGAAGAAGTACTCCTGAAACAAAAGGATGCAGCCGAATTCCTGAAAAATGAAACCCCTTCAGCCTACGCAGGATCGATTGTTGTCTTCCTGATCATCACCCTTTTTGTACATGCTTTTTACTTTTATAAAAAGCTGCAGGAGAATAAGGTAAAGGAGCAGAAGATCATAGCTACGACGGCTTCGGCACAGTTTGAAAGCCTAAAGAACCAGATCGATCCGCATTTCCTCTTTAACAGCCTGAACGTACTCACTTCCCTGATTGAAGAAAACCCGGATATGGCACAGAAATTCACGACTTCGCTTTCCAAAATCTACCGCTATGTGCTGGAACAAAAGGATAAGGAGCTGGTGGAGGTGAAGGAGGAACTGAATTTTGCTAAAACATATATGAACCTGCTCAAAATGCGCTTTGAAGAAAGTGTGTTTTATGAACTCCCGGAAAAGCTGAGCAATCCGGAGGCCAAAGTGGTTCCGTTATCGCTGCAGTTGCTGTTGGAAAATACGGTCAAGCACAATACGGCTACTTCCAGCAGGCCACTGCACATCCGGATTTTTGAACAGGATAATTACCTCGTCGTCCGTAATGATTACCAAAAGAAGGAAGTGCTGCAGGACCGCAAAGGCGTAGGATTGCAGAATATCGTAAACCGCTATGGCATCATTACCAGCCGTAAGGTAAAGATTGAGCAGGATGCGCAGTACTTCACGGTGTATTTACCATTATTAACCAAACAACTATCGATTATGGAACCGGATGCTATTGATCTCGAAGACAGTTATGAAAAAGCCCTGAAAAAGGTGGAGGACATTAAAGGATTCTATGGAAACCTGGTGAGTTATATCGTTATTATTACCGGGCTCTTCCTCCTTAACCTACAGACGAGTCCCGAGTACTTTTGGTTTTTATTCCCGGCATTGGGCTGGGGCTTTGGCCTGCTGATTCACGGCTTGAGTGTCTTTGGCCATTCGCTGCGGTTTTTGGGTAAGGACTGGGAGGAAAAGAAAATCAGGGAACTGATGAAAAAAGAGGAACAGCAAAAGTGGGACTAA
- a CDS encoding C1 family peptidase — protein sequence MPAGGRITDRILNCVPSFDKENDWTLDKAIAEGLVNMNFPHTFDLREDWWEIGDQLDTSACVGWASTHGLLRWHLVKQNKIAKEDQLSSWLTWMAAKETDDDAATTSADIHTGVCLKAALDVLRKYGAVHLKDFPLDTEEFNVKFKTPEFSDLASQMKIKGYYRVINNDDCNVDYLRMWISSQGPVIAMVDTDNQWRSWPAENRFDVYDKETVRGAHAIAIVGYTNDHFIIRNSWGTQFCDNGYVYCSNEYVTQAFCEAYGILI from the coding sequence ATGCCAGCAGGAGGTCGCATTACCGATAGAATTTTAAATTGTGTCCCCTCTTTTGATAAAGAGAACGACTGGACACTCGATAAGGCTATTGCCGAAGGATTAGTAAACATGAATTTTCCACACACTTTTGATCTGCGTGAAGATTGGTGGGAAATTGGCGACCAACTCGATACCTCAGCCTGCGTAGGTTGGGCTTCAACACATGGATTGCTGCGTTGGCACCTGGTAAAACAAAACAAAATCGCCAAAGAAGACCAACTTTCATCATGGCTTACCTGGATGGCAGCTAAGGAAACCGATGATGACGCAGCCACCACTTCTGCCGATATCCATACGGGTGTCTGCCTAAAAGCGGCTTTGGATGTATTGCGAAAATATGGTGCGGTACATCTCAAAGACTTTCCGCTGGACACGGAAGAATTTAATGTAAAATTCAAAACACCGGAATTTTCTGATTTGGCATCGCAGATGAAAATTAAAGGCTATTACCGGGTGATTAACAATGACGACTGCAATGTGGATTACCTGCGTATGTGGATTTCAAGCCAGGGCCCTGTTATTGCCATGGTGGACACCGATAACCAATGGAGGTCATGGCCTGCAGAAAACAGGTTTGACGTCTATGATAAAGAAACCGTAAGAGGTGCTCATGCTATTGCCATTGTAGGGTATACCAACGACCATTTTATTATTCGGAACAGTTGGGGAACCCAATTTTGCGATAATGGCTATGTCTATTGTTCCAATGAATATGTGACACAGGCATTCTGTGAGGCATACGGCATTTTGATTTAA
- a CDS encoding IS3 family transposase (programmed frameshift), whose product MKQVRKIYDKAFKEKAVELSYDRTNVSELARELGITAPQLYKWRKELQEFGEGSFPGKGNLKLTPEQEKIHELEKKLKDAELERDILKKGNRHFFQERSMIYSFIKNNEQLFPIEKMCRVLQVSNGSYYRWKKQINTARQQLKSAIKKQIALIYFQTKQRYGSPRITLELRSIGYKISRVTVAKYMKELGLRSKLSKKFKVTTNSSHNYLVVENVLNREFTVKMPSKVWVSDITYIQTKEGFVYLTTIMDLYDRKIIGWSLSNAMSTEQTTLGAWKMAIKNRDLKNGLIFHSDRGVQYASKKFVNVLDSYKKITRSMSRKGNCWDNAVAESFFKSLKTELIYGNKLISKEQMKLEIFEYIEIWYNRKRRHSALNYATIEEFNNQINYKNVA is encoded by the exons ATGAAACAAGTCCGCAAAATTTACGACAAGGCTTTTAAGGAAAAAGCCGTTGAATTGAGTTATGATAGAACAAATGTATCAGAACTTGCCAGGGAGTTAGGAATAACAGCCCCCCAGCTTTATAAATGGCGTAAAGAACTCCAGGAATTTGGAGAAGGAAGTTTTCCTGGAAAAGGAAATTTAAAACTAACTCCCGAGCAAGAAAAAATCCATGAACTGGAGAAAAAACTCAAAGATGCAGAGTTAGAACGTGACATATTAAAAAAAG GCAATCGGCATTTTTTCCAAGAACGGTCGATGATTTATAGTTTCATTAAAAACAATGAACAGCTATTCCCGATTGAAAAAATGTGCAGAGTTCTACAAGTAAGCAATGGAAGTTATTACCGATGGAAAAAACAAATAAATACTGCAAGACAGCAACTAAAAAGCGCCATAAAAAAACAGATAGCATTGATTTATTTTCAAACCAAGCAACGATACGGGAGTCCTAGAATAACATTAGAACTTCGAAGCATTGGTTATAAAATTTCAAGAGTTACAGTTGCAAAGTATATGAAAGAACTTGGCTTGCGAAGTAAATTAAGCAAGAAGTTTAAAGTAACAACCAACTCTAGTCACAATTATTTAGTTGTCGAAAATGTATTAAACAGAGAGTTTACTGTAAAAATGCCATCAAAGGTTTGGGTTTCAGATATTACATACATCCAAACTAAAGAGGGATTTGTATACCTGACCACTATTATGGATTTATACGACAGAAAAATTATAGGCTGGAGTTTGAGCAACGCAATGAGCACTGAGCAAACGACACTTGGAGCTTGGAAAATGGCAATTAAAAACCGAGATCTTAAAAATGGTTTGATTTTTCATTCCGACAGAGGTGTCCAATATGCCAGTAAAAAGTTTGTAAATGTTCTTGATTCCTATAAAAAAATAACTCGCAGTATGAGCCGTAAAGGAAATTGCTGGGATAATGCTGTAGCCGAAAGTTTCTTCAAATCTTTGAAAACGGAATTGATTTATGGCAACAAACTCATTTCTAAAGAACAAATGAAACTGGAAATCTTTGAATACATTGAAATTTGGTACAACAGAAAAAGAAGGCATTCTGCTTTAAATTATGCAACTATTGAAGAATTCAACAATCAAATTAATTACAAAAATGTAGCTTAA
- a CDS encoding dihydrofolate reductase family protein, with the protein MRKIKLYIAISLDGYIARPDGDLDWLTTFPNPEVSDYGYQEFYDTIDTIIMGGKTHRTIVAMAIPWPYEDKTSYIVSRQQGGSSTQQIRILNDNPIQAITQLKEQEGKAIWLVGGGELVALLLNHDLIDSMIITTIPTLLGSGIPLFPTPIKGSDWNVVHTQSYTNGVMTTEYEISKK; encoded by the coding sequence ATGCGGAAAATTAAATTATACATTGCCATCTCTCTGGATGGTTATATCGCCCGTCCTGATGGCGATTTGGATTGGTTAACAACATTTCCCAATCCCGAAGTTTCGGATTATGGTTACCAGGAATTTTATGATACGATCGACACCATTATCATGGGCGGTAAAACCCATCGTACCATTGTCGCTATGGCTATTCCCTGGCCTTATGAGGATAAAACCTCCTATATCGTAAGCCGTCAGCAGGGCGGAAGTAGCACACAACAGATCCGGATTTTAAATGACAATCCCATTCAAGCCATCACCCAATTAAAAGAACAGGAGGGAAAGGCCATTTGGTTAGTAGGCGGAGGCGAATTAGTAGCACTGCTTTTAAACCATGACCTGATTGATTCGATGATTATTACGACCATCCCGACACTATTAGGCAGTGGGATTCCGCTATTCCCAACGCCTATTAAAGGTTCGGACTGGAATGTTGTCCATACCCAATCCTATACCAATGGCGTGATGACAACGGAATATGAGATTAGTAAAAAATAG
- a CDS encoding 2TM domain-containing protein, with translation MKKKEAVSGSPYERARKKARSIRQFYITLTVYCLVMLVLITINLLTTPGELWFQYSAIGWGCGMIFYAMRVFDYNPFLSKGWEERKIQELMAKDKHLHSKENGA, from the coding sequence ATGAAAAAGAAAGAAGCAGTATCGGGTAGCCCTTATGAAAGAGCCCGGAAAAAAGCCCGATCCATACGCCAGTTTTATATTACCCTTACCGTATATTGCCTTGTGATGTTGGTGCTCATTACCATCAACCTGCTCACGACTCCAGGGGAACTCTGGTTCCAGTATTCGGCTATTGGCTGGGGCTGTGGGATGATCTTTTATGCGATGCGGGTGTTTGATTACAACCCTTTCCTGTCCAAAGGATGGGAAGAGCGGAAGATTCAGGAATTGATGGCAAAAGACAAACACCTGCATAGCAAAGAAAATGGAGCGTAA
- a CDS encoding histone H1, which translates to MQELLGKIKAEIETFNQEVELNIEKGNKAAGTRARKSALELSKLFKDFRKLSVEESKK; encoded by the coding sequence ATGCAAGAGTTATTAGGTAAGATCAAAGCAGAAATTGAAACATTCAACCAGGAAGTGGAATTGAATATCGAAAAAGGAAATAAAGCTGCTGGAACAAGAGCACGTAAATCTGCTTTGGAATTGAGCAAATTATTCAAAGATTTCAGAAAATTATCTGTTGAAGAATCAAAAAAATAA
- a CDS encoding transposase — MRTCQGVRNNSPQLYKWRKELQEFGEGSFPGKGNLKLTPEQEKIHELEKKLKDAELERDILKKAIGIFSKNGR, encoded by the coding sequence ATCAGAACTTGCCAGGGAGTTAGGAATAACAGCCCCCAGCTTTATAAATGGCGTAAAGAACTCCAGGAATTTGGAGAAGGAAGTTTTCCTGGAAAAGGAAATTTAAAACTAACTCCCGAGCAAGAAAAAATCCATGAACTGGAGAAAAAACTCAAAGATGCAGAGTTAGAACGTGACATATTAAAAAAAGCAATCGGCATTTTTTCCAAGAACGGTCGATGA